In Notamacropus eugenii isolate mMacEug1 chromosome 1, mMacEug1.pri_v2, whole genome shotgun sequence, one genomic interval encodes:
- the DUSP11 gene encoding RNA/RNP complex-1-interacting phosphatase isoform X2, with protein MPGTRFIAFKVPLKKSFEDKLAPEERFSPLDLVNKIREQNEELGLIIDLTYTQRYYKPEELPEALPYLKIFTVGHQVPDDDTIFKFKCAVNKFLKENQDNDKLIGVHCTHGLNRTGYLVCRYLIDVQGMKPNDAIELFNRCRGHAIERQNYIDDLQHGPVRKNDGTLRSEHFEESSFIRRRNFYNTHETDYHGPRRTFHWSRDFHSQPQEDFHYQSHEFHSQPRDFRSRRREFHSQTRDFYQSSRKNQHRRNYSCQNVGSHPPLPPPGPPREDYSQNRYTWNLKPNYNLPPWNKRQKLNSYNGPYFPDQWGTDRQPQICRNQMGENSWHDV; from the exons ATGCCTGGGACACGCTTCATTGCTTTTAAAGTTCCTTTAAAAAAG AGTTTTGAAGATAAACTTGCCCCTGAAGAACGCTTTTCCCCTTTGGATCTTGTTAACAAAATACGAGAACAGAACGAAGAGCTTGGATTAATTATTGATTTAACATATACTCAGCGCTATTATAAACCAGAG GAGTTGCCAGAGGCTCTTCCTTACTTAAAGATTTTTACCGTTGGACATCAGGTGCCTGATGatgacacaatttttaaattcaaatgtGCTGTGAACAAATTCTTGAAAGAAAACCAAGATAATG acaaactTATTGGAGTCCACTGTACACATGGTTTAAACAGAACAGGATATCTTGTTTGCCG GTATTTGATTGATGTTCAAGGCATGAAACCAAATGATGCGATAGAAT TGTTCAATAGATGTCGAGGACATGCAATAGAAAGGCAGAATTACATTGATGACCTCCAGCATGGACCAGTCAGAAA GAATGATGGTACTTTAAGGTCAGAGCATTTTGAAGAATCATCGTTTATCAGAAGGAGAAACTTTTACAACACCCATGAAACTGATTATCATGGACCCAGAAGGACCTTTCACTGGTCCCGAGACTTCCACTCCCAGCCCCAAGAAGACTTCCACTACCAGTCCCACGAGTTCCATTCTCAACCCAGAGACTTTCGATCCCGTCGAAGAGAATTCCACTCACAAACACGAGATTTCTACCAGTCATCCAG GAAAAACCAACACAGACGGAATTACTCTTGCCAAAATGTGGGAAGCCATCCCCCTTTGCCTCCTCCAGGCCCACCTAGAGAGGACTATTCTCAGAACAGATATACTTGGAATCTCAAACCCAACTATAATCTCCCTCCTTGGAACAAAAGACAGAAGCTTAACAGTTATAATGGACCATATTTTCCAGACCAGTGGGGGACAGATAGACAGCCACAGATATGTAGAaatcaaatgggggaaaatagttGGCATGACGTTTAG
- the DUSP11 gene encoding RNA/RNP complex-1-interacting phosphatase isoform X1, protein MSRRQQARGAWGGPSAAGRGGGRGKGVNHLPDRWKDYLPVGRRMPGTRFIAFKVPLKKSFEDKLAPEERFSPLDLVNKIREQNEELGLIIDLTYTQRYYKPEELPEALPYLKIFTVGHQVPDDDTIFKFKCAVNKFLKENQDNDKLIGVHCTHGLNRTGYLVCRYLIDVQGMKPNDAIELFNRCRGHAIERQNYIDDLQHGPVRKNDGTLRSEHFEESSFIRRRNFYNTHETDYHGPRRTFHWSRDFHSQPQEDFHYQSHEFHSQPRDFRSRRREFHSQTRDFYQSSRKNQHRRNYSCQNVGSHPPLPPPGPPREDYSQNRYTWNLKPNYNLPPWNKRQKLNSYNGPYFPDQWGTDRQPQICRNQMGENSWHDV, encoded by the exons GTGGAAAGACTACCTCCCAGTTGGACGGCGGATGCCTGGGACACGCTTCATTGCTTTTAAAGTTCCTTTAAAAAAG AGTTTTGAAGATAAACTTGCCCCTGAAGAACGCTTTTCCCCTTTGGATCTTGTTAACAAAATACGAGAACAGAACGAAGAGCTTGGATTAATTATTGATTTAACATATACTCAGCGCTATTATAAACCAGAG GAGTTGCCAGAGGCTCTTCCTTACTTAAAGATTTTTACCGTTGGACATCAGGTGCCTGATGatgacacaatttttaaattcaaatgtGCTGTGAACAAATTCTTGAAAGAAAACCAAGATAATG acaaactTATTGGAGTCCACTGTACACATGGTTTAAACAGAACAGGATATCTTGTTTGCCG GTATTTGATTGATGTTCAAGGCATGAAACCAAATGATGCGATAGAAT TGTTCAATAGATGTCGAGGACATGCAATAGAAAGGCAGAATTACATTGATGACCTCCAGCATGGACCAGTCAGAAA GAATGATGGTACTTTAAGGTCAGAGCATTTTGAAGAATCATCGTTTATCAGAAGGAGAAACTTTTACAACACCCATGAAACTGATTATCATGGACCCAGAAGGACCTTTCACTGGTCCCGAGACTTCCACTCCCAGCCCCAAGAAGACTTCCACTACCAGTCCCACGAGTTCCATTCTCAACCCAGAGACTTTCGATCCCGTCGAAGAGAATTCCACTCACAAACACGAGATTTCTACCAGTCATCCAG GAAAAACCAACACAGACGGAATTACTCTTGCCAAAATGTGGGAAGCCATCCCCCTTTGCCTCCTCCAGGCCCACCTAGAGAGGACTATTCTCAGAACAGATATACTTGGAATCTCAAACCCAACTATAATCTCCCTCCTTGGAACAAAAGACAGAAGCTTAACAGTTATAATGGACCATATTTTCCAGACCAGTGGGGGACAGATAGACAGCCACAGATATGTAGAaatcaaatgggggaaaatagttGGCATGACGTTTAG